From one Lycium ferocissimum isolate CSIRO_LF1 chromosome 5, AGI_CSIRO_Lferr_CH_V1, whole genome shotgun sequence genomic stretch:
- the LOC132056540 gene encoding putative late blight resistance protein homolog R1B-12 isoform X2 has protein sequence MENFLTSERTPAGATASTQHSFSPIDEEVVGFEDETESIIRQLTGGTMELDIVSIVGMPGLGKTTLARKVFNHFIDNKHFDFRAWCSISKEYSLSKVFSDILKQAIGNINGMRDEDMPDKLRRSLMRKKYLIVLDDVWDVKAWEEFRLSCPQDENGSRIVLTTRDEEVARQLKHHSDPYFLRFLTVDESWKLLQKKVFQGEICPPELLKVGLRVAKNCKGLPIVIVLIAGIFAKQRQVSFWNEVANDLSSHVLEEQSMKIIELSYDHLEDYLKPCLLYMGLFPEHYKYPVSDLLKLWMAENFVQNMDTENMEEASKICLNDLANRSLVVVTKRRVNGEIKYCTLHDVVHEFCLRKLTKEMFMQLVVPYNPCKPSDAKVSRLCMYVHDDLVKQLVQNEYSLDKIPILTGLKEGEFIAHPKFYAWDQISLFPLLDNFRFMRVLNLLDIYLESSWASAMQALTQLRYLAIRTKEFDFQWVSHLLDLQTLRVVWEDSTRMHLKTSSAIWKMQNLRHVDINEFSFKWEDNDRAIFEEYSVLPNLKSFGKCRVYLADMSPEFWWKFPNIEELKLRIVEPKYCSVVQPEVDMPNLEELQLQSLEVGFSTYISIGLGGCIAFPSNLKDLSLHSIFLTEKIVSNIARLRNLERLKLRRIYFRGKGYSRCWDTSDYKFQALKVVKLHFVLMTEWRSLETSFPMLEKLVIDYCWRLQEIPSSFADIPTLKLIKLIRCSKSLKNSALNIKKEVEEKTGCDSLQVQYAARCH, from the coding sequence ATGGAGAACTTTCTGACTAGTGAAAGAACACCTGCAGGTGCAACCGCTTCCACCCAACATAGTTTTTCACCAATTGATGAGGAAGTAGTTGGTTTTGAGGATGAAACAGAGAGTATAATTCGACAATTAACTGGAGGAACAATGGAACTTGATATTGTCTCAATTGTTGGAATGCCTGGACtgggtaaaacaactttggctAGAAAGGTGTTCAATCATTTTATTGATAATAAACACTTTGACTTTCGAGCATGGTGCTCCATTTCAAAAGAATATAGCTTGAGCAAAGTGTTCTCTGATATTCTTAAACAAGCTATAGGCAATATCAATGGTATGAGAGATGAAGACATGCCTGACAAGTTGCGCAGGAGTCTAATGCGCAAGAAATACCTCATCGTATTAGATGATGTATGGGACGTTAAGGCATGGGAAGAGTTCAGATTATCTTGCCCACAGGATGAAAATGGAAGCAGAATAGTGCTAACAACTCGAGATGAAGAAGTGGCTAGGCAGCTTAAGCACCACAGTGATCcatattttcttcgatttctCACAGTGGATGAGAGCTGGAAATTACTTCAGAAGAAAGTATTTCAAGGAGAGATTTGTCCCCCAGAGCTACTCAAGGTGGGATTACGAGTTGCCAAAAACTGTAAGGGATTACCAATTGTCATAGTCTTGATTGCTGGAATTTTTGCAAAGCAAAGGCAAGTCTCTTTTTGGAATGAGGTCGCAAATGATTTAAGTTCCCATGTTTTAGAAGAGCAAAGCATGAAGATAATAGAATTAAGTTACGACCATTTGGAAGACTATTTAAAGCCTTGCCTTCTTTACATGGGATTGTTTCCGGAACACTACAAATATCCAGTGTCCGATTTGCTGAAGTTGTGGATGGCTGAAAATTTTGTACAGAACATGGACACAGAGAACATGGAGGAAGCATCTAAGATTTGCTTGAATGATCTAGCGAACCGAAGCCTAGTAGTGGTTACTAAAAGGAGAGTTAATGGTGAGATAAAGTACTGCACTCTTCATGATGTAGTGCATGAGTTTTGCTTGAGAAAACTTACAAAGGAAATGTTTATGCAGCTCGTAGTCCCGTATAATCCCTGCAAGCCTTCAGATGCAAAAGTGTCTCGGTTATGCATGTATGTCCATGACGATCTTGTCAAACAATTGGTGCAGAATGAATATTCGTTGGATAAGATTCCAATATTGACAGGCTTGAAGGAAGGGGAGTTCATTGCTCATCCAAAATTCTATGCGTGGGATCAGATAAGTCTTTTTCCTTTACTTGACAACTTTAGATTTATGCGGGTGTTGAATTTGTTGGATATCTACTTGGAAAGTTCTTGGGCTTCAGCAATGCAAGCACTAACTCAATTGAGGTACCTTGCAATTCGTACGAAAGAATTTGATTTCCAATGGGTATCACACCTGCTCGATCTACAAACTTTGCGGGTGGTGTGGGAAGATTCAACTAGAATGCATTTAAAGACATCATCTGCTATTTGGAAAATGCAAAACCTACGGCATGTGGATATCAACGAATTTTCCTTCAAATGGGAAGACAATGATCGAGCAATTTTCGAAGAATATTCAGTCTTACCGAACTTAAAGAGTTTTGGGAAGTGTCGTGTATACTTGGCTGATATGAGTCCGGAGTTCTGGTGGAAATTTCCAAATATTGAGGAACTAAAGCTCCGAATCGTTGAACCCAAATATTGTTCCGTTGTGCAACCGGAAGTTGATATGCCGAATCTTGAAGAACTCCAACTTCAATCTCTCGAAGTGGGTTTCTCAACCTACATATCTATTGGATTGGGCGGCTGTATTGCCTTCCCTTCAAATTTAAAGGATTTGTCCCTTCACAGTATTTTCCTAACAGAAAAAATCGTCTCAAATATTGCAAGACTGCGAAACCTTGAGAGACTCAAACTCCGTAGAATATACTTCAGGGGTAAAGGATATAGCAGATGTTGGGATACCAGTGATTACAAGTTCCAAGCACTCAAAGTCGTGAAACTACACTTTGTTCTTATGACAGAATGGCGCTCCTTGGAGACATCCTTCCCCATGCTCGAGAAACTAGTTATAGATTATTGTTGGAGGCTTCAAGAGATCCCTTCCAGCTTTGCGGATATCCCAACACTAAAGTTGATTAAGCTGATTCGCTGCAGTAAGTCACTTAAGAATTCAGCTCTGAACATTAAAAAAGAAGTAGAAGAGAAGACAGGATGTGACAGTCTCCAAGTTCAGTATGCGGCCCGGTGTCATTAA
- the LOC132056541 gene encoding uncharacterized protein LOC132056541 isoform X2: MPVAKLSIGATPAAMKADEGNDSLDTLIRQAIGKEPLFSFSRTGDGPVQWFQLLHGLEQQDNAGGWPMLTPVKLQKCEKCSREFYSPINYRRHMRLHRRALNFDKESRKYRDLLGAFWDKLSLDEIKEVVSLHDVSIKDLSGSSLVEDLAMSMRKPAVWTLPQDYYRAGLALLELIQAIPSKLAITSQELFSILDDASERTFLCAGTAESVQKYVFDGDASKKGPELKNLVACTSFLFEQKLVKAWFADKDAEALRCQKLLFEEEEAAQKKQAELLERKKLKKLRQKEQRAREQSNWERGDLEVPADSFDGPMAESSILSATVSDSYSSTPEVSDDLSSCLELVQLSNNEDIDIEAQLNLSHQHLDLVEIQDVEPPPVSANSRRQFPRTQWQVPKSQRMGRNGFHNSQNHQVQKLEPMQKHAVFKDRGAPVNSSKIWTRKVRVQNGERSRPEPQKEAMDQNPSNCEVMIGSISVPMKNSNTHGQGNCPAVERDNLDSTEPGMPNKCNLVVKPAKQDALQGGSNGAAVKLRRPVGRHGSGQHPEEPVITGKLDNQTSSTENSLPSCSMDNPIGKQVSDGNVNQGLGFCSISARAFLSQRWKEAISGDHVTLVLSNDSEVSGHPDAQNGSSEAALASDDQDHGILVKADNQQANTGVFNLSSHGNSKHKFRQKPDRSTKTRYIPKRKP; encoded by the exons ATGCCGGTTGCAAAGCTCAGCATAGGTGCTACTCCAGCTGCAATGAAAGCAGACGAGGGAAATGATTCTCTTGATACTTTAATTAGGCAAGCTATAGGCAAGGagcctcttttttctttctccagaACAGGGGATGGTCCTGTCCAGTGGTTTCAACTGCTTCATGGTTTAGAGCAGCAAG ATAATGCTGGTGGTTGGCCTATGCTAACACCAGTGAAACTTCAAAAGTGTGAAAAATGTTCACGGGAATTTTATTCCCCTATAAATTATCGAAGGCATATGCGTCTGCATCGTCGAGCCTTAAATTTTGATAAG GAGTCTCGCAAATACAGAGATCTACTGGGAGCATTTTGGGATAAG CTCTCACTGGATGAGATTAAGGAAGTTGTATCATTGCATGATGTTTCAATAAAG GATCTTTCTGGATCTTCACTTGTTGAGGACCTGGCAATGTCTATGCGAAAACCGGCAGTCTGGACTCTTCCCCAAGATTATTATAGGGCTGGCTTAGCTTTGTTG GAGCTCATCCAAGCTATACCTTCCAAGCTTGCAATTACCTCTCAGGAGTTATTTAGCATCCTTGATGATGCTAGCGAAAGAACATTTTTATGTGCTGGTACAGCCGAGTCCGTTCAAAAATATGTGTTTGATGGGGATGCTTCCAAGAAAGGTCCCGAGTTGAAAAACCTGGTTGCTTGCACTAGCTTCCTTTTTGAACAGAAACTG GTAAAAGCATGGTTCGCAGACAAAGATGCTGAAGCTTTGAGATGCCAGAAGTTACTTTTTGAGGAGGAGGAAGCTGCTCAAAAAAA GCAAGCTGAGTTGTTGGAAAGGAAAAAACTGAAAAAGCTTAGACAGAAGGAACAGAGAGCAAGGGAGCAATCAAATTGGGAGAGGGGAGATTTGGAGGTACCTGCTGATTCGTTTGACGGTCCAATGGCAGAATCTTCCATCCTTTCAGCTACTGTATCCGATTCTTACTCAAGTACACCCGAAGTATCTGATGATCTGTCCTCCTGCCTTGAACTTGTACAATTATCTAACAATGAAGATATAGACATTGAAGCCCAACTTAATCTCTCTCACCAGCATCTGGATCTGGTCGAAATTCAGGATGTTGAGCCCCCACCAGTATCTGCAAATAGTCGACGGCAGTTTCCCCGCACCCAGTGGCAAGTGCCAAAATCACAAAGAATGGGGCGAAATGGTTTTCATAACAGCCAGAATCATCAAGTACAGAAACTTGAACCCATGCAGAAGCATGCAGTTTTTAAAGACCGAGGTGCCCCCGTTAATAGCAGTAAGATCTGGACAAGAAAAGTTAGAGTGCAAAATGGTGAGCGCTCTAGACCGGAGCCACAGAAAGAGGCAATGGATCAAAATCCAAGTAACTGTGAAGTGATGATTGGTTCTATATCTGTTCCAATGAAAAATAGTAACACTCATGGACAGGGTAACTGTCCTGCCGTAGAAAGAGATAACCTCGACAGCACAGAACCAGGCATGCCTAATAAGTGTAATCTTGTAGTGAAGCCAGCAAAGCAAGATGCTCTTCAGGGTGGGTCAAATGGGGCAGCTGTGAAGCTTCGGAGGCCTGTGGGCAGGCATGGAAGTGGACAACATCCTGAAGAGCCTGTGATCACTGGAAAGTTGGATAATCAGACTTCATCCACTGAAAATAGTTTGCCATCATGCTCGATGGACAACCCAATTGGCAAGCAGGTTTCAGATGGTAATGTTAATCAAGGTCTGGGATTTTGCAGTATTTCTGCAAGAGCTTTTCTCTCTCAGA GATGGAAGGAGGCTATCTCTGGGGATCATGTTACATTAGTCCTTTCCAATGACTCAGAGGTTTCCGGACATCCAGATGCGCAAAACGGCAGTTCGGAAGCAGCCCTAGCATCAGATGATCAGGACCATGGCATTCTTGTCAAAGCTGATAATCAGCAGGCAAATACTGGGGTTTTTAATTTATCTTCCCATGGCAATTCTAAACACAAGTTCAGGCAGAAGCCTGATAGGTCTACTAAGACAAGGTACATTCCAAAGCGAAAACCATAA
- the LOC132056541 gene encoding uncharacterized protein LOC132056541 isoform X3, whose translation MPVAKLSIGATPAAMKADEGNDSLDTLIRQAIGKEPLFSFSRTGDGPVQWFQLLHGLEQQDNAGGWPMLTPVKLQKCEKCSREFYSPINYRRHMRLHRRALNFDKESRKYRDLLGAFWDKLSLDEIKEVVSLHDVSIKDLSGSSLVEDLAMSMRKPAVWTLPQDYYRAGLALLELIQAIPSKLAITSQELFSILDDASERTFLCAGTAESVQKYVFDGDASKKGPELKNLVACTSFLFEQKLVKAWFADKDAEALRCQKLLFEEEEAAQKKQAELLERKKLKKLRQKEQRAREQSNWERGDLEVPADSFDGPMAESSILSATVSDSYSSTPEVSDDLSSCLELVQLSNNEDIDIEAQLNLSHQHLDLVEIQDVEPPPVSANSRRQFPRTQWQVPKSQRMGRNGFHNSQNHQVQKLEPMQKHAVFKDRGAPVNSSKIWTRKVRVQNGERSRPEPQKEAMDQNPSNCEVMIGSISVPMKNSNTHGQGNCPAVERDNLDSTEPGMPNKCNLVVKPAKQDALQGGSNGAAVKLRRPVGRHGSGQHPEEPVITGKLDNQTSSTENSLPSCSMDNPIGKQVSDGNVNQGLGFCSISARAFLSQRWKEAISGDHVTLVLSNDSEVSGHPDAQNGSSEAALASDDQDHGILVKADNQQANTGVFNLSSHGNSKHKFRQKPDRSTKTSF comes from the exons ATGCCGGTTGCAAAGCTCAGCATAGGTGCTACTCCAGCTGCAATGAAAGCAGACGAGGGAAATGATTCTCTTGATACTTTAATTAGGCAAGCTATAGGCAAGGagcctcttttttctttctccagaACAGGGGATGGTCCTGTCCAGTGGTTTCAACTGCTTCATGGTTTAGAGCAGCAAG ATAATGCTGGTGGTTGGCCTATGCTAACACCAGTGAAACTTCAAAAGTGTGAAAAATGTTCACGGGAATTTTATTCCCCTATAAATTATCGAAGGCATATGCGTCTGCATCGTCGAGCCTTAAATTTTGATAAG GAGTCTCGCAAATACAGAGATCTACTGGGAGCATTTTGGGATAAG CTCTCACTGGATGAGATTAAGGAAGTTGTATCATTGCATGATGTTTCAATAAAG GATCTTTCTGGATCTTCACTTGTTGAGGACCTGGCAATGTCTATGCGAAAACCGGCAGTCTGGACTCTTCCCCAAGATTATTATAGGGCTGGCTTAGCTTTGTTG GAGCTCATCCAAGCTATACCTTCCAAGCTTGCAATTACCTCTCAGGAGTTATTTAGCATCCTTGATGATGCTAGCGAAAGAACATTTTTATGTGCTGGTACAGCCGAGTCCGTTCAAAAATATGTGTTTGATGGGGATGCTTCCAAGAAAGGTCCCGAGTTGAAAAACCTGGTTGCTTGCACTAGCTTCCTTTTTGAACAGAAACTG GTAAAAGCATGGTTCGCAGACAAAGATGCTGAAGCTTTGAGATGCCAGAAGTTACTTTTTGAGGAGGAGGAAGCTGCTCAAAAAAA GCAAGCTGAGTTGTTGGAAAGGAAAAAACTGAAAAAGCTTAGACAGAAGGAACAGAGAGCAAGGGAGCAATCAAATTGGGAGAGGGGAGATTTGGAGGTACCTGCTGATTCGTTTGACGGTCCAATGGCAGAATCTTCCATCCTTTCAGCTACTGTATCCGATTCTTACTCAAGTACACCCGAAGTATCTGATGATCTGTCCTCCTGCCTTGAACTTGTACAATTATCTAACAATGAAGATATAGACATTGAAGCCCAACTTAATCTCTCTCACCAGCATCTGGATCTGGTCGAAATTCAGGATGTTGAGCCCCCACCAGTATCTGCAAATAGTCGACGGCAGTTTCCCCGCACCCAGTGGCAAGTGCCAAAATCACAAAGAATGGGGCGAAATGGTTTTCATAACAGCCAGAATCATCAAGTACAGAAACTTGAACCCATGCAGAAGCATGCAGTTTTTAAAGACCGAGGTGCCCCCGTTAATAGCAGTAAGATCTGGACAAGAAAAGTTAGAGTGCAAAATGGTGAGCGCTCTAGACCGGAGCCACAGAAAGAGGCAATGGATCAAAATCCAAGTAACTGTGAAGTGATGATTGGTTCTATATCTGTTCCAATGAAAAATAGTAACACTCATGGACAGGGTAACTGTCCTGCCGTAGAAAGAGATAACCTCGACAGCACAGAACCAGGCATGCCTAATAAGTGTAATCTTGTAGTGAAGCCAGCAAAGCAAGATGCTCTTCAGGGTGGGTCAAATGGGGCAGCTGTGAAGCTTCGGAGGCCTGTGGGCAGGCATGGAAGTGGACAACATCCTGAAGAGCCTGTGATCACTGGAAAGTTGGATAATCAGACTTCATCCACTGAAAATAGTTTGCCATCATGCTCGATGGACAACCCAATTGGCAAGCAGGTTTCAGATGGTAATGTTAATCAAGGTCTGGGATTTTGCAGTATTTCTGCAAGAGCTTTTCTCTCTCAGA GATGGAAGGAGGCTATCTCTGGGGATCATGTTACATTAGTCCTTTCCAATGACTCAGAGGTTTCCGGACATCCAGATGCGCAAAACGGCAGTTCGGAAGCAGCCCTAGCATCAGATGATCAGGACCATGGCATTCTTGTCAAAGCTGATAATCAGCAGGCAAATACTGGGGTTTTTAATTTATCTTCCCATGGCAATTCTAAACACAAGTTCAGGCAGAAGCCTGATAGGTCTACTAAGACAAG TTTTTAG
- the LOC132056541 gene encoding uncharacterized protein LOC132056541 isoform X1 produces MPVAKLSIGATPAAMKADEGNDSLDTLIRQAIGKEPLFSFSRTGDGPVQWFQLLHGLEQQDNAGGWPMLTPVKLQKCEKCSREFYSPINYRRHMRLHRRALNFDKESRKYRDLLGAFWDKLSLDEIKEVVSLHDVSIKDLSGSSLVEDLAMSMRKPAVWTLPQDYYRAGLALLELIQAIPSKLAITSQELFSILDDASERTFLCAGTAESVQKYVFDGDASKKGPELKNLVACTSFLFEQKLVKAWFADKDAEALRCQKLLFEEEEAAQKKQAELLERKKLKKLRQKEQRAREQSNWERGDLEVPADSFDGPMAESSILSATVSDSYSSTPEVSDDLSSCLELVQLSNNEDIDIEAQLNLSHQHLDLVEIQDVEPPPVSANSRRQFPRTQWQVPKSQRMGRNGFHNSQNHQVQKLEPMQKHAVFKDRGAPVNSSKIWTRKVRVQNGERSRPEPQKEAMDQNPSNCEVMIGSISVPMKNSNTHGQGNCPAVERDNLDSTEPGMPNKCNLVVKPAKQDALQGGSNGAAVKLRRPVGRHGSGQHPEEPVITGKLDNQTSSTENSLPSCSMDNPIGKQVSDGNVNQGLGFCSISARAFLSQRWKEAISGDHVTLVLSNDSEVSGHPDAQNGSSEAALASDDQDHGILVKADNQQANTGVFNLSSHGNSKHKFRQKPDRSTKTRLAQDAVILSCAVLTADRVLSSSENK; encoded by the exons ATGCCGGTTGCAAAGCTCAGCATAGGTGCTACTCCAGCTGCAATGAAAGCAGACGAGGGAAATGATTCTCTTGATACTTTAATTAGGCAAGCTATAGGCAAGGagcctcttttttctttctccagaACAGGGGATGGTCCTGTCCAGTGGTTTCAACTGCTTCATGGTTTAGAGCAGCAAG ATAATGCTGGTGGTTGGCCTATGCTAACACCAGTGAAACTTCAAAAGTGTGAAAAATGTTCACGGGAATTTTATTCCCCTATAAATTATCGAAGGCATATGCGTCTGCATCGTCGAGCCTTAAATTTTGATAAG GAGTCTCGCAAATACAGAGATCTACTGGGAGCATTTTGGGATAAG CTCTCACTGGATGAGATTAAGGAAGTTGTATCATTGCATGATGTTTCAATAAAG GATCTTTCTGGATCTTCACTTGTTGAGGACCTGGCAATGTCTATGCGAAAACCGGCAGTCTGGACTCTTCCCCAAGATTATTATAGGGCTGGCTTAGCTTTGTTG GAGCTCATCCAAGCTATACCTTCCAAGCTTGCAATTACCTCTCAGGAGTTATTTAGCATCCTTGATGATGCTAGCGAAAGAACATTTTTATGTGCTGGTACAGCCGAGTCCGTTCAAAAATATGTGTTTGATGGGGATGCTTCCAAGAAAGGTCCCGAGTTGAAAAACCTGGTTGCTTGCACTAGCTTCCTTTTTGAACAGAAACTG GTAAAAGCATGGTTCGCAGACAAAGATGCTGAAGCTTTGAGATGCCAGAAGTTACTTTTTGAGGAGGAGGAAGCTGCTCAAAAAAA GCAAGCTGAGTTGTTGGAAAGGAAAAAACTGAAAAAGCTTAGACAGAAGGAACAGAGAGCAAGGGAGCAATCAAATTGGGAGAGGGGAGATTTGGAGGTACCTGCTGATTCGTTTGACGGTCCAATGGCAGAATCTTCCATCCTTTCAGCTACTGTATCCGATTCTTACTCAAGTACACCCGAAGTATCTGATGATCTGTCCTCCTGCCTTGAACTTGTACAATTATCTAACAATGAAGATATAGACATTGAAGCCCAACTTAATCTCTCTCACCAGCATCTGGATCTGGTCGAAATTCAGGATGTTGAGCCCCCACCAGTATCTGCAAATAGTCGACGGCAGTTTCCCCGCACCCAGTGGCAAGTGCCAAAATCACAAAGAATGGGGCGAAATGGTTTTCATAACAGCCAGAATCATCAAGTACAGAAACTTGAACCCATGCAGAAGCATGCAGTTTTTAAAGACCGAGGTGCCCCCGTTAATAGCAGTAAGATCTGGACAAGAAAAGTTAGAGTGCAAAATGGTGAGCGCTCTAGACCGGAGCCACAGAAAGAGGCAATGGATCAAAATCCAAGTAACTGTGAAGTGATGATTGGTTCTATATCTGTTCCAATGAAAAATAGTAACACTCATGGACAGGGTAACTGTCCTGCCGTAGAAAGAGATAACCTCGACAGCACAGAACCAGGCATGCCTAATAAGTGTAATCTTGTAGTGAAGCCAGCAAAGCAAGATGCTCTTCAGGGTGGGTCAAATGGGGCAGCTGTGAAGCTTCGGAGGCCTGTGGGCAGGCATGGAAGTGGACAACATCCTGAAGAGCCTGTGATCACTGGAAAGTTGGATAATCAGACTTCATCCACTGAAAATAGTTTGCCATCATGCTCGATGGACAACCCAATTGGCAAGCAGGTTTCAGATGGTAATGTTAATCAAGGTCTGGGATTTTGCAGTATTTCTGCAAGAGCTTTTCTCTCTCAGA GATGGAAGGAGGCTATCTCTGGGGATCATGTTACATTAGTCCTTTCCAATGACTCAGAGGTTTCCGGACATCCAGATGCGCAAAACGGCAGTTCGGAAGCAGCCCTAGCATCAGATGATCAGGACCATGGCATTCTTGTCAAAGCTGATAATCAGCAGGCAAATACTGGGGTTTTTAATTTATCTTCCCATGGCAATTCTAAACACAAGTTCAGGCAGAAGCCTGATAGGTCTACTAAGACAAG GCTCGCACAGGATGCTGTCATTCTTTCTTGTGCTGTGCTGACTGCTGATCGTGTGCTTTCCTCTTcagaaaacaaataa
- the LOC132056540 gene encoding putative late blight resistance protein homolog R1B-12 isoform X1, with amino-acid sequence MKETKLIDMENFLTSERTPAGATASTQHSFSPIDEEVVGFEDETESIIRQLTGGTMELDIVSIVGMPGLGKTTLARKVFNHFIDNKHFDFRAWCSISKEYSLSKVFSDILKQAIGNINGMRDEDMPDKLRRSLMRKKYLIVLDDVWDVKAWEEFRLSCPQDENGSRIVLTTRDEEVARQLKHHSDPYFLRFLTVDESWKLLQKKVFQGEICPPELLKVGLRVAKNCKGLPIVIVLIAGIFAKQRQVSFWNEVANDLSSHVLEEQSMKIIELSYDHLEDYLKPCLLYMGLFPEHYKYPVSDLLKLWMAENFVQNMDTENMEEASKICLNDLANRSLVVVTKRRVNGEIKYCTLHDVVHEFCLRKLTKEMFMQLVVPYNPCKPSDAKVSRLCMYVHDDLVKQLVQNEYSLDKIPILTGLKEGEFIAHPKFYAWDQISLFPLLDNFRFMRVLNLLDIYLESSWASAMQALTQLRYLAIRTKEFDFQWVSHLLDLQTLRVVWEDSTRMHLKTSSAIWKMQNLRHVDINEFSFKWEDNDRAIFEEYSVLPNLKSFGKCRVYLADMSPEFWWKFPNIEELKLRIVEPKYCSVVQPEVDMPNLEELQLQSLEVGFSTYISIGLGGCIAFPSNLKDLSLHSIFLTEKIVSNIARLRNLERLKLRRIYFRGKGYSRCWDTSDYKFQALKVVKLHFVLMTEWRSLETSFPMLEKLVIDYCWRLQEIPSSFADIPTLKLIKLIRCSKSLKNSALNIKKEVEEKTGCDSLQVQYAARCH; translated from the exons AT GAAAGAGACCAAGCTAATTGACATGGAGAACTTTCTGACTAGTGAAAGAACACCTGCAGGTGCAACCGCTTCCACCCAACATAGTTTTTCACCAATTGATGAGGAAGTAGTTGGTTTTGAGGATGAAACAGAGAGTATAATTCGACAATTAACTGGAGGAACAATGGAACTTGATATTGTCTCAATTGTTGGAATGCCTGGACtgggtaaaacaactttggctAGAAAGGTGTTCAATCATTTTATTGATAATAAACACTTTGACTTTCGAGCATGGTGCTCCATTTCAAAAGAATATAGCTTGAGCAAAGTGTTCTCTGATATTCTTAAACAAGCTATAGGCAATATCAATGGTATGAGAGATGAAGACATGCCTGACAAGTTGCGCAGGAGTCTAATGCGCAAGAAATACCTCATCGTATTAGATGATGTATGGGACGTTAAGGCATGGGAAGAGTTCAGATTATCTTGCCCACAGGATGAAAATGGAAGCAGAATAGTGCTAACAACTCGAGATGAAGAAGTGGCTAGGCAGCTTAAGCACCACAGTGATCcatattttcttcgatttctCACAGTGGATGAGAGCTGGAAATTACTTCAGAAGAAAGTATTTCAAGGAGAGATTTGTCCCCCAGAGCTACTCAAGGTGGGATTACGAGTTGCCAAAAACTGTAAGGGATTACCAATTGTCATAGTCTTGATTGCTGGAATTTTTGCAAAGCAAAGGCAAGTCTCTTTTTGGAATGAGGTCGCAAATGATTTAAGTTCCCATGTTTTAGAAGAGCAAAGCATGAAGATAATAGAATTAAGTTACGACCATTTGGAAGACTATTTAAAGCCTTGCCTTCTTTACATGGGATTGTTTCCGGAACACTACAAATATCCAGTGTCCGATTTGCTGAAGTTGTGGATGGCTGAAAATTTTGTACAGAACATGGACACAGAGAACATGGAGGAAGCATCTAAGATTTGCTTGAATGATCTAGCGAACCGAAGCCTAGTAGTGGTTACTAAAAGGAGAGTTAATGGTGAGATAAAGTACTGCACTCTTCATGATGTAGTGCATGAGTTTTGCTTGAGAAAACTTACAAAGGAAATGTTTATGCAGCTCGTAGTCCCGTATAATCCCTGCAAGCCTTCAGATGCAAAAGTGTCTCGGTTATGCATGTATGTCCATGACGATCTTGTCAAACAATTGGTGCAGAATGAATATTCGTTGGATAAGATTCCAATATTGACAGGCTTGAAGGAAGGGGAGTTCATTGCTCATCCAAAATTCTATGCGTGGGATCAGATAAGTCTTTTTCCTTTACTTGACAACTTTAGATTTATGCGGGTGTTGAATTTGTTGGATATCTACTTGGAAAGTTCTTGGGCTTCAGCAATGCAAGCACTAACTCAATTGAGGTACCTTGCAATTCGTACGAAAGAATTTGATTTCCAATGGGTATCACACCTGCTCGATCTACAAACTTTGCGGGTGGTGTGGGAAGATTCAACTAGAATGCATTTAAAGACATCATCTGCTATTTGGAAAATGCAAAACCTACGGCATGTGGATATCAACGAATTTTCCTTCAAATGGGAAGACAATGATCGAGCAATTTTCGAAGAATATTCAGTCTTACCGAACTTAAAGAGTTTTGGGAAGTGTCGTGTATACTTGGCTGATATGAGTCCGGAGTTCTGGTGGAAATTTCCAAATATTGAGGAACTAAAGCTCCGAATCGTTGAACCCAAATATTGTTCCGTTGTGCAACCGGAAGTTGATATGCCGAATCTTGAAGAACTCCAACTTCAATCTCTCGAAGTGGGTTTCTCAACCTACATATCTATTGGATTGGGCGGCTGTATTGCCTTCCCTTCAAATTTAAAGGATTTGTCCCTTCACAGTATTTTCCTAACAGAAAAAATCGTCTCAAATATTGCAAGACTGCGAAACCTTGAGAGACTCAAACTCCGTAGAATATACTTCAGGGGTAAAGGATATAGCAGATGTTGGGATACCAGTGATTACAAGTTCCAAGCACTCAAAGTCGTGAAACTACACTTTGTTCTTATGACAGAATGGCGCTCCTTGGAGACATCCTTCCCCATGCTCGAGAAACTAGTTATAGATTATTGTTGGAGGCTTCAAGAGATCCCTTCCAGCTTTGCGGATATCCCAACACTAAAGTTGATTAAGCTGATTCGCTGCAGTAAGTCACTTAAGAATTCAGCTCTGAACATTAAAAAAGAAGTAGAAGAGAAGACAGGATGTGACAGTCTCCAAGTTCAGTATGCGGCCCGGTGTCATTAA